The Dyella caseinilytica genome has a window encoding:
- a CDS encoding T6SS phospholipase effector Tle1-like catalytic domain-containing protein produces the protein MPYTITIPAPMPADGFRKLTPRETMQRARALTCINSKESSECQGQVYASLFFDGTGNNKDWNEPGLNGTQTACGKHSNVARLFNSSIDDLENGFFPFYIPGLGTPWDKIGDDTEWLTDWAGMGAGYMGADRINWGITRVYNALHAYLTGTVLFDDSEAKLIVNNMSSSLSNLLFETPYRRRALRNWEKELATVVKNSQRKVTQINVAVFGFSRGAAEARVFANWLCELLKQDDGGYFLAGVPLRLYFMGLFDTVASVGSPSAIPGFDGHMAWADGNMHIHPAVEQCVHFIALHEQRGSFPLEMAAKVKQVAYPGVHSDVGGGYLPTEQGKLSQLSQIPLIDMHHEAIKAGVPLRTVEEIKQRPDLVQDFACPPALIQAVNAFWDECGIGAASGKDSVLDVIHQHTRQYLQWRAGLFNAGQGLSTRRFYKQSTLKDQKDLVEAQNDFTYQMAEVRERMRVTKGKSDDLLFASSPLETLSYRAFNEDPSEPVDATTQGMLAAINNAANLPDGVSKLMDDYIHDSRAGFHVAKKLEPYRITGGYLRYRTIYQNAWTGDQTAANTQPVSTSQASAQTTFAQLA, from the coding sequence ATGCCATACACCATAACCATCCCCGCCCCGATGCCCGCTGATGGATTTCGTAAGCTCACGCCACGTGAAACTATGCAACGGGCACGAGCCTTGACCTGCATCAATAGCAAGGAGTCAAGCGAATGCCAAGGGCAAGTTTATGCCAGCCTTTTTTTCGATGGCACCGGCAATAACAAAGACTGGAACGAGCCTGGACTCAATGGCACGCAAACAGCGTGTGGCAAGCACAGTAACGTTGCACGCCTTTTCAACTCGTCCATCGATGATCTTGAGAATGGCTTTTTCCCCTTCTACATACCCGGCCTCGGCACCCCCTGGGATAAAATTGGTGATGATACCGAATGGCTTACCGATTGGGCCGGCATGGGCGCAGGCTATATGGGCGCGGATCGCATCAATTGGGGCATTACGCGAGTCTACAATGCCTTACATGCCTATCTTACGGGCACGGTATTGTTCGACGACTCGGAAGCCAAGCTCATCGTCAACAACATGAGCTCATCGTTAAGTAATCTGCTTTTCGAAACCCCTTATCGCCGTAGGGCTCTTCGCAATTGGGAAAAAGAACTTGCGACCGTCGTAAAAAACAGTCAACGCAAAGTGACGCAAATCAATGTGGCTGTATTCGGTTTTTCGCGCGGCGCCGCCGAGGCGCGAGTATTTGCAAATTGGCTATGCGAACTCCTAAAACAAGATGATGGCGGTTACTTCTTGGCGGGCGTGCCCTTGCGTCTCTACTTTATGGGTCTATTCGATACGGTCGCCTCCGTCGGCTCGCCCAGTGCCATACCAGGTTTCGACGGGCACATGGCGTGGGCCGATGGCAACATGCACATTCACCCAGCGGTGGAGCAGTGCGTGCACTTCATCGCCCTGCATGAGCAACGGGGTAGCTTTCCATTGGAAATGGCTGCGAAGGTGAAGCAGGTGGCCTATCCTGGCGTGCACTCTGATGTGGGCGGTGGTTATTTGCCGACCGAACAGGGCAAGCTATCGCAGCTGTCGCAGATTCCGTTGATTGATATGCACCACGAGGCAATCAAGGCGGGGGTGCCTTTACGTACTGTCGAAGAAATCAAACAGCGCCCCGACCTTGTCCAGGACTTCGCTTGCCCCCCGGCGCTCATTCAGGCGGTGAACGCCTTCTGGGATGAATGCGGCATAGGCGCTGCATCCGGCAAGGACTCCGTTCTCGATGTGATACACCAGCACACACGTCAATACTTGCAATGGCGCGCGGGGCTATTCAATGCCGGACAAGGCTTGTCGACACGCCGCTTTTATAAGCAGTCCACACTCAAAGACCAGAAGGATTTGGTCGAAGCACAAAATGACTTCACCTACCAGATGGCGGAGGTACGCGAGCGCATGCGCGTAACAAAGGGTAAATCTGACGATCTGCTATTTGCGAGCTCGCCCCTGGAGACACTCTCTTATCGGGCATTCAACGAAGATCCTTCCGAACCGGTAGACGCCACGACGCAGGGCATGCTGGCCGCTATCAACAATGCTGCGAACCTGCCCGACGGAGTAAGCAAGCTTATGGATGACTATATCCACGATTCCCGCGCAGGTTTTCACGTTGCCAAAAAGCTGGAACCTTATCGCATCACCGGCGGCTATCTGCGTTATCGCACTATTTATCAGAACGCCTGGACTGGCGATCAAACCGCCGCCAACACTCAACCCGTTTCGACTTCGCAGGCTTCTGCGCAGACCACATTCGCGCAGCTGGCGTGA
- a CDS encoding PAAR domain-containing protein: MSKFIRHGDDTDHGGKVISASAKMRIRGRFVARKGDAVICPKHPDVQPNLIIEGDTKVTESGIPVARHGHRATCGCHLISSL, translated from the coding sequence ATGAGCAAATTCATTCGGCACGGCGACGATACCGACCATGGTGGCAAAGTGATCAGCGCCTCGGCCAAGATGCGCATTCGTGGCCGATTTGTCGCACGCAAAGGAGACGCGGTGATCTGTCCCAAGCACCCTGATGTCCAGCCCAACTTGATTATCGAGGGCGACACCAAGGTTACAGAGAGTGGTATTCCCGTAGCACGCCATGGTCATCGCGCGACGTGTGGATGTCATCTGATCTCCAGCCTGTAA
- the tssF gene encoding type VI secretion system baseplate subunit TssF — protein MDDPILRYYEAEMRYLREAGKEFAQRHPDRARALNIDRIGDRDPYVERLHEGFAFLTARLRQKLDDELPELTEGLVSLLWPHYLRMIPSLSMLEILPSRETLQQTEVLNAGITVRSDAIGGTGVRCMYRTTQPVTLQPISLTEAMPAVRHDGRSVIRLRFELDHSARRESVDLSTIRLYLNADLPVATAMHLALTRHVKAVAWRIPQVRDGEAVPLPEVRFQAGGFAPQDRLWPKAEAAFSGYQLLLEYFTFREKFLFVDVCGLDISLLPEQANSFEVEVLLEHDYPLDMRFSTENVRLFCTPIINLFELDAEPIHVNHHDTEYRVVPAHHHGEYVETYSVDAVESFDHDTAERHAYVPFSSFRHRGGMLRHEAPERYFHTRARQGANGLYVTSLILGGHAWSSMQDLPEETLSLRVTGTNGMLPRKSLREASINQVVGNAPNVTRVRHLCTPTLPVYPPVHDRFQWRVLSHLAPNFLSLMDAEVLRGALALYDWTDDELNRRRLAGIRQVTQTLQERVSGGGIVRGVLIEITLDSHAFAGEGDVHLFGELLHRFFAQYAEMNLYTQLRIVSLPNGQRITWPCSFAERSPL, from the coding sequence ATGGACGACCCCATTCTGCGTTACTACGAAGCCGAGATGCGCTACCTGCGTGAAGCAGGCAAGGAATTCGCGCAACGGCATCCGGACCGGGCACGCGCGCTCAATATCGATCGCATTGGCGATCGCGATCCCTATGTGGAGCGTCTGCACGAGGGCTTCGCGTTTCTGACTGCACGCCTGCGCCAGAAACTCGACGATGAATTGCCCGAATTGACCGAAGGCTTGGTGAGCCTGCTGTGGCCGCACTACCTGCGCATGATTCCGTCGCTGTCGATGCTGGAAATACTGCCTTCGCGCGAAACGCTCCAGCAGACGGAAGTATTGAACGCTGGCATCACGGTACGTTCCGACGCGATCGGCGGTACCGGCGTGCGCTGCATGTATCGCACCACGCAGCCAGTAACCCTGCAACCCATCAGTCTGACCGAGGCCATGCCGGCGGTGCGGCACGATGGCCGGTCGGTGATTCGCCTGCGCTTCGAACTGGATCATTCCGCACGGCGCGAGTCGGTGGACCTGTCCACCATTCGCCTATATCTGAACGCGGATCTCCCCGTGGCGACCGCGATGCATCTGGCGCTGACACGTCACGTCAAAGCGGTGGCCTGGCGCATTCCGCAAGTGCGCGATGGCGAGGCGGTACCCTTGCCCGAGGTACGCTTTCAAGCGGGCGGCTTTGCACCACAAGACCGCTTATGGCCAAAGGCGGAAGCCGCCTTTTCCGGCTATCAGCTGTTGTTGGAATATTTCACCTTCCGCGAAAAATTTCTGTTCGTCGACGTGTGTGGCCTGGATATCTCGTTACTGCCCGAGCAAGCCAACAGCTTCGAGGTGGAAGTGCTGCTTGAGCATGATTATCCGCTCGACATGCGATTTAGTACGGAAAACGTACGACTGTTCTGCACCCCCATTATCAACCTGTTTGAGTTGGATGCCGAACCGATCCACGTCAACCACCACGATACGGAATATCGCGTGGTGCCCGCACATCATCACGGCGAATACGTGGAAACCTACTCGGTCGATGCGGTGGAATCGTTCGATCACGACACGGCCGAACGCCACGCCTACGTCCCGTTTTCGAGTTTCCGCCATCGTGGCGGCATGCTTCGACATGAAGCACCGGAGCGCTACTTCCATACCCGGGCACGGCAAGGCGCCAATGGCTTGTATGTCACCTCGCTGATCCTGGGCGGCCACGCCTGGTCATCCATGCAGGATCTTCCGGAAGAAACGCTTTCGCTGCGCGTCACCGGAACCAATGGCATGCTGCCGCGTAAAAGTTTGCGCGAAGCCAGCATCAACCAGGTGGTGGGCAATGCGCCGAATGTCACGCGCGTGCGCCATCTATGCACGCCGACGCTTCCGGTCTACCCGCCTGTGCACGACCGTTTCCAGTGGCGCGTGCTATCGCACCTTGCGCCCAATTTCCTTTCGCTGATGGATGCCGAAGTACTGCGCGGCGCACTCGCTTTGTACGACTGGACTGACGACGAACTCAACCGGCGCCGCCTCGCCGGCATTCGCCAAGTGACACAGACGCTGCAAGAACGCGTATCAGGCGGCGGCATCGTGCGTGGCGTGCTGATCGAGATAACGCTGGACAGTCACGCGTTCGCCGGAGAAGGCGATGTGCATCTGTTCGGTGAACTTCTGCATCGCTTCTTTGCACAGTATGCCGAAATGAATCTATACACCCAGCTAAGGATCGTAAGCCTGCCCAATGGACAGCGCATCACCTGGCCATGCAGCTTTGCAGAGCGATCGCCACTATGA
- a CDS encoding ImcF-related family protein: MKLNRISIYWLVMGALTVLAALAAYFIGANIDSSPVHRVIFVLLMGLVLILLQDKLAAVWLFVASRSSVLQSTRYERDPAVYKVHADTVEERLDQLKRLLRPYDGWRWRYNRRWLLVSGDTQAIESLVPGLTETCWQILPEAVLLYAGSNERPDMAWLRAIARTRRRPVDAMVVVQSGSQHRQSPLDADVLSKHWFAQTVALRWAAPTYVLNVINVDGAVPEHGEAVACTWRGRIENVRETTALTELSRLLADTAVKRMSEQRQVRYLAQLSGYIASQGAALVECLSQNGRGYRRQALISGLLFAPAFKQKSSHVEGFDNASPSHQATWEAIVAHSRRVRGHRVGFSWSNLFAWIATACVAGWLLGTLISFTLNREAITRVQTALQTVQAAKNRTESLQALDMVQKELDTLETHQQHGAPWRMRFGLNRDKALQAALWPPYAEASDRALVQPLHADLETKLQKLGTLSDQALASRGDDTVKGAYADLKAYLMLADPKHADAPFLTQLLLSESAAQRPLDSSLSVGAWNDLMQHLVTFHVNHLAKSYLPDGVSLAVPANPALVNAARQTLVGVIGLQNSTDTVYQQILAENRDKYPPVSLQTLLGDTNSRGLFSTSETIAGVFTRSAWDERIGKAIDEAGSTRTVEGDWVLSDSKASSATPSADALRTALRERYFSDYARAWQQFLNSVRWQSDNSLSGTVDQMNLLADPQRSPLVALFKVIEYQAGAGTDVASLSDTLVNKAKQLVQRDEPDPSKNITPANASPLANAFGPLLQLTGGDSTNAQQKGALAATDSDMSLSRYLERVTAVRLKLQQIMMSDDPDAMSRVAAQAILQGKTSELADSRDYASRVAASFGQQWGGFGDALFQRPLDQAWDAVLKPATASLNDIWRSTLVADWHANFDGRYPFADSDNDASLPQLARFLGANNGVLMQFVQNQLGGIVERQGDHWVEVQGTGHQSLHVDSAFLEALNRLQRVANVLFPSGDAHLRYELRAVPTPDITDLSIVLSGRTLHYFNQREAWMPFEWPGDALDNDTHLAWQTQQGGLRSTLQFEGRFGLIRLLEHATVTQEDSARYRLTWKPSLSTMPDLRVQLRSETGKGPLEVLALRHFVLPTRIFASSEAPRRVEGGPLPPDGVAASGDAPSSLLPRIALPERD, from the coding sequence ATGAAGTTGAATAGAATTTCGATTTACTGGCTGGTGATGGGCGCATTGACTGTGCTCGCTGCCCTCGCAGCTTATTTCATTGGCGCAAACATCGATTCGTCCCCCGTACACCGAGTTATCTTTGTGCTGTTGATGGGTCTTGTCTTGATATTGCTTCAGGACAAGCTCGCAGCGGTTTGGCTATTTGTTGCCAGCCGTTCGTCCGTACTCCAATCGACGCGATATGAACGCGATCCGGCGGTGTATAAAGTGCACGCCGACACGGTCGAGGAGCGCCTGGACCAGCTTAAGCGCCTTCTTCGCCCCTACGATGGTTGGCGGTGGCGCTACAATCGCCGTTGGCTACTTGTCTCGGGTGATACACAAGCCATCGAATCTCTGGTGCCGGGTCTAACCGAAACGTGTTGGCAAATACTTCCCGAAGCAGTCCTGCTTTATGCGGGTTCGAACGAGCGGCCAGACATGGCATGGCTCCGCGCCATTGCCCGCACTCGCCGCCGCCCAGTGGATGCCATGGTGGTGGTGCAGTCGGGCAGCCAACATCGCCAGTCGCCGCTCGACGCAGATGTGTTATCCAAACATTGGTTTGCGCAAACCGTGGCGTTGCGTTGGGCCGCTCCTACATATGTATTGAACGTAATAAATGTAGACGGCGCCGTTCCTGAGCATGGTGAGGCTGTTGCCTGCACGTGGCGGGGCCGCATTGAAAACGTACGAGAAACGACCGCGCTAACAGAGCTTTCACGCCTTCTGGCGGACACGGCCGTAAAGCGCATGAGCGAGCAACGCCAAGTGCGGTACCTTGCGCAACTTTCCGGGTACATCGCCTCACAAGGAGCCGCGTTGGTGGAGTGCCTCTCGCAGAACGGCCGCGGCTATCGGCGGCAAGCGCTTATCTCGGGCCTGCTCTTTGCGCCGGCATTCAAACAAAAGTCGAGCCATGTCGAAGGCTTCGACAACGCGTCACCCTCCCATCAGGCTACCTGGGAAGCCATCGTTGCGCACAGCCGTCGCGTGCGAGGACACCGTGTAGGTTTCTCGTGGTCGAACCTGTTTGCCTGGATCGCTACCGCCTGCGTAGCGGGATGGCTGCTGGGTACGCTGATCTCGTTCACGCTCAATCGCGAGGCCATTACGCGTGTGCAAACAGCGCTTCAAACCGTGCAGGCGGCCAAGAACCGTACGGAATCGTTGCAAGCGTTGGACATGGTGCAAAAGGAACTGGATACGCTGGAGACGCATCAACAGCATGGCGCACCATGGCGCATGCGTTTTGGCCTGAATCGTGACAAGGCTCTGCAGGCGGCGTTGTGGCCGCCGTACGCCGAGGCGAGCGATCGTGCACTTGTGCAACCGCTGCACGCAGATCTGGAAACTAAGCTGCAAAAGCTCGGCACCTTGTCCGATCAGGCGCTTGCCAGCCGCGGCGACGACACTGTGAAAGGCGCTTATGCGGATCTGAAGGCGTATTTGATGTTGGCCGACCCGAAGCATGCGGATGCACCTTTTCTCACACAGTTGCTGTTAAGCGAATCGGCCGCACAACGTCCGCTGGATTCATCGCTGAGTGTCGGTGCGTGGAACGATCTGATGCAGCATCTGGTGACTTTCCATGTAAATCACTTAGCCAAGAGCTATTTGCCGGATGGTGTATCGCTGGCCGTGCCGGCCAATCCGGCTTTGGTGAACGCCGCGCGCCAGACATTGGTCGGTGTGATCGGCCTGCAGAACTCGACAGACACGGTGTATCAGCAGATCCTCGCAGAAAATCGCGATAAGTATCCACCGGTCTCTCTGCAGACCCTGCTGGGCGATACCAATAGCCGCGGCTTGTTCTCCACCTCGGAAACCATTGCTGGCGTGTTTACACGCAGCGCCTGGGACGAGCGCATCGGCAAGGCGATCGACGAAGCGGGTTCCACGCGCACCGTTGAGGGCGATTGGGTGCTGAGCGACAGCAAGGCCTCTTCCGCGACGCCGTCGGCCGATGCGTTGCGCACGGCATTGCGCGAACGCTATTTCAGCGACTACGCGCGCGCCTGGCAGCAGTTTCTCAACAGCGTGCGCTGGCAGTCGGATAACTCCCTGTCCGGCACAGTCGATCAGATGAACCTGCTGGCCGATCCGCAGCGCTCACCTCTGGTGGCCTTGTTCAAGGTGATCGAGTATCAGGCCGGCGCCGGCACGGATGTGGCATCGCTGTCCGACACGTTGGTAAACAAGGCAAAACAGCTAGTTCAACGCGACGAACCCGATCCGTCCAAGAACATCACGCCAGCCAACGCCTCACCGCTGGCTAACGCGTTCGGACCGCTGCTGCAACTGACCGGCGGCGACAGCACGAATGCGCAGCAGAAGGGGGCGCTCGCCGCTACCGATAGCGACATGAGCCTGTCGCGTTATCTGGAACGCGTAACAGCAGTGAGACTAAAGTTGCAGCAGATCATGATGAGCGATGATCCGGATGCGATGTCGCGCGTGGCTGCGCAGGCTATCCTGCAGGGCAAGACGTCGGAACTGGCCGACAGTCGCGACTATGCAAGCCGTGTGGCAGCCAGTTTTGGTCAACAATGGGGCGGCTTTGGAGACGCTTTGTTTCAGCGCCCCCTGGACCAGGCGTGGGATGCCGTACTGAAGCCCGCCACGGCCAGCCTCAATGACATCTGGCGCAGCACCCTGGTCGCAGACTGGCATGCCAACTTTGATGGACGTTATCCGTTTGCCGACAGCGACAACGATGCGTCGCTGCCGCAACTCGCGCGTTTCCTGGGCGCAAACAACGGTGTGCTGATGCAGTTTGTACAAAACCAGCTGGGCGGGATCGTGGAGCGTCAGGGCGACCATTGGGTGGAAGTACAAGGCACGGGACACCAGTCACTGCATGTCGACTCGGCCTTCCTGGAGGCACTCAATCGCCTGCAACGCGTAGCCAATGTACTGTTTCCCTCGGGCGACGCGCACCTGCGCTACGAACTGCGTGCTGTACCAACCCCAGACATCACGGATTTGTCGATCGTGCTGTCTGGCCGCACGCTGCACTACTTCAACCAGCGCGAAGCCTGGATGCCATTCGAGTGGCCTGGCGATGCTCTGGATAACGACACCCACCTCGCCTGGCAAACCCAGCAGGGCGGCCTGCGCTCCACGCTGCAATTCGAAGGCCGCTTCGGTCTCATCCGGTTGCTGGAGCACGCCACGGTCACGCAAGAGGACAGCGCCCGTTATCGGCTCACCTGGAAGCCATCACTGAGCACCATGCCGGATCTGCGCGTGCAGTTGCGCAGCGAAACCGGCAAAGGGCCTCTGGAAGTGTTGGCACTGCGGCACTTTGTGCTGCCGACCCGCATTTTTGCGAGCAGCGAAGCACCACGACGCGTCGAAGGTGGCCCCTTGCCACCCGATGGCGTAGCCGCTTCGGGCGACGCGCCCTCCTCCCTGTTGCCACGTATTGCGCTGCCGGAAAGAGACTAA
- the tssA gene encoding type VI secretion system protein TssA, with product MFTHLLKKLLGARSPEAWLQERLAVWADWVAPLSGADGVGRDVAYEDAFLAIRDEVAKLSDIDDALIARSCEQLLKETGKDLRLAGYYAFARLRQHGTAGFADGLELTAALVERYGTAVQPSRQEPKKGALEWLAATRMMDLLATRGAFEPADLERAIAALDLLVRRTQTWPEGMRPNLQPLVSRFEIDEAPAIASESPAAPMLAAKAHSAPGEVVSTRDLIERARVMAAYLRNQENGYLPSARLVRCVRWDTVYEVPPSDNKSRTRLIAPRSELRQQLKRLVLQKQWHELLERVEGAFMEGANHLWLDLQYFQHMALDHAGSPYREWRDLLHTDFSLLLSRLPGVERLAFSDGTPFADDATLEWIARNTVVHELDPVHGLTAAMPTGEAEERGIDWPEIEAQSRDLLDSEGLDATLAWLTQLPGPLSARQRFLQRWLMARLADQAGRDDLARHLLHELDTSVCELNVLHWEPSLTFELKHHLLRVLRQGLNRKHADKVTLTHHIEQLLGELTRLDPARAATLS from the coding sequence ATGTTCACCCATTTGTTGAAAAAACTGCTTGGCGCACGCAGCCCGGAAGCGTGGCTGCAAGAACGGTTGGCGGTGTGGGCTGATTGGGTGGCCCCGTTGTCCGGCGCGGACGGCGTGGGTCGCGATGTCGCCTATGAAGATGCCTTTCTGGCAATTCGCGATGAAGTGGCCAAGCTTTCGGATATCGACGATGCGCTGATCGCACGCTCCTGCGAGCAACTGCTTAAGGAAACCGGAAAGGATCTTCGTCTGGCCGGCTACTACGCCTTCGCACGCTTGCGCCAACACGGTACCGCAGGTTTTGCAGACGGCCTGGAGCTGACCGCCGCACTGGTGGAGCGCTACGGCACCGCAGTCCAACCCTCACGCCAGGAGCCCAAGAAGGGCGCCCTGGAATGGCTGGCCGCTACGCGGATGATGGATCTGCTTGCCACGCGCGGCGCGTTCGAACCCGCCGATCTGGAACGTGCGATCGCGGCGCTGGATCTGCTGGTCAGGCGCACCCAAACCTGGCCGGAAGGCATGCGCCCCAACCTGCAGCCGCTGGTGTCGCGCTTTGAGATCGATGAGGCGCCTGCAATCGCTTCCGAATCGCCGGCTGCGCCAATGCTTGCCGCCAAAGCGCATTCTGCGCCAGGAGAAGTCGTTTCCACGCGTGACCTCATCGAGCGGGCACGCGTGATGGCCGCCTATCTGCGTAATCAGGAAAATGGCTACCTGCCATCGGCACGTCTGGTGCGCTGCGTGCGCTGGGATACGGTGTACGAAGTGCCGCCTTCAGACAATAAATCGCGCACCCGCCTGATCGCCCCGCGCAGTGAGCTTCGCCAGCAACTGAAGCGACTGGTACTGCAGAAGCAGTGGCACGAATTACTCGAACGCGTGGAAGGCGCGTTTATGGAAGGCGCCAACCATCTGTGGCTGGATCTGCAGTATTTCCAGCATATGGCACTGGACCATGCCGGCTCGCCCTATCGCGAGTGGCGCGACCTGCTGCATACGGATTTCTCATTATTGCTGTCACGACTGCCAGGCGTGGAACGGCTGGCCTTCAGCGATGGCACTCCGTTTGCCGACGATGCCACACTGGAATGGATCGCACGCAATACCGTGGTACACGAACTCGACCCCGTTCATGGCCTGACCGCGGCGATGCCGACCGGCGAGGCGGAGGAAAGAGGTATTGACTGGCCGGAAATCGAAGCGCAGTCGCGAGACCTGCTCGATAGCGAAGGACTCGATGCCACGCTGGCGTGGTTGACGCAGTTGCCCGGCCCGCTATCGGCGCGCCAGCGTTTTCTGCAACGCTGGCTGATGGCCCGCCTGGCCGACCAGGCCGGCCGTGATGATCTGGCGCGACACCTGCTGCACGAACTGGATACATCGGTGTGCGAATTGAACGTGCTCCATTGGGAGCCTTCGCTCACATTCGAGCTGAAACATCACCTGCTGCGCGTGCTTCGTCAGGGCCTGAACCGCAAGCATGCGGACAAAGTCACGCTGACCCATCACATCGAACAACTGCTCGGCGAACTGACCCGGCTTGATCCCGCGCGCGCTGCCACATTGAGCTGA
- a CDS encoding DUF3304 domain-containing protein, whose translation MHHDHYRPMPAERFRKCTHIKAILRSQVLACIKKLPSAKSGWSSSLFFAARHPLTTQASLTRYFKPMFKPPAKFGVFIIHVTMLSGCFANDDTMSLDVVGYNHTNHDIGYFSVNSAGCPCIGKHEGGEKFTHCISIPSTYKSGMTVVLHWGGLEMGTPQQRAVEVPPYRPEDGGMFAVHFL comes from the coding sequence ATGCACCACGACCATTACCGCCCGATGCCCGCTGAAAGATTTCGCAAGTGCACACATATCAAAGCCATTCTTCGATCACAAGTATTAGCGTGCATAAAAAAATTGCCCAGCGCAAAGAGCGGATGGTCGTCTTCACTTTTTTTTGCAGCACGTCATCCACTCACAACACAAGCATCACTAACACGATATTTCAAGCCCATGTTTAAACCACCCGCAAAGTTTGGGGTTTTCATCATTCATGTCACGATGCTCAGTGGCTGCTTCGCTAACGACGACACAATGTCACTAGATGTGGTCGGATATAACCACACCAACCATGATATTGGCTATTTCTCAGTCAACAGCGCGGGATGTCCCTGTATTGGAAAACATGAAGGTGGCGAAAAATTCACCCACTGCATCTCTATTCCAAGCACATACAAGTCAGGCATGACCGTCGTCTTGCATTGGGGTGGGCTGGAAATGGGAACACCCCAGCAGCGCGCCGTTGAAGTTCCGCCCTATCGTCCAGAAGATGGAGGCATGTTTGCCGTACATTTCCTTTGA
- the tssG gene encoding type VI secretion system baseplate subunit TssG, with translation MNSFNAATMTPLMQALMARAPRMQFFQLCRLLELQAPESPGLGTQDNADHEPVRFRPWPRMGFPASEVSAVEQDEEHPHHPPDVRTTFMGLYGVDAAMPSHLVNDIALRREGYEAVMAFLDMYHHRLVTLLYRTWSKYRYPMGFTPGGRDERSRDLLALAGFGLGEKPAKAGLPDSRVLALLGLLNQRTRTAEGLAGVVMLAVPGVGVDVEEFHSVWIKVDAPACLGRSVREDDASTTRGLGQGDVIGRRIRCRTKTVRITLRPRSAEQVEALLPGSTSYRDLMGFLRSYIGVKADAVLRMRADSALMPAPKLGDSRSRMSWTMLLKPSMPQTLDIPLGRYEAFPSPAMASAPACAAGVAA, from the coding sequence ATGAACAGCTTTAACGCAGCAACCATGACGCCATTGATGCAGGCGTTGATGGCGCGTGCGCCACGCATGCAATTTTTCCAGCTATGCCGATTGCTTGAATTGCAGGCGCCGGAAAGCCCCGGCCTGGGTACGCAAGACAATGCCGACCACGAGCCCGTGCGCTTCCGGCCCTGGCCGCGCATGGGCTTTCCGGCATCGGAAGTCAGCGCCGTTGAGCAGGACGAAGAGCATCCACACCATCCGCCTGATGTACGCACCACCTTCATGGGGTTGTACGGTGTGGACGCGGCCATGCCCTCGCATCTGGTCAACGATATTGCCCTTCGGCGCGAAGGCTACGAAGCGGTCATGGCCTTTCTGGACATGTATCACCATCGGCTGGTGACGCTGCTGTATCGCACGTGGTCCAAGTACCGTTATCCGATGGGCTTTACGCCGGGTGGCCGCGATGAGCGCTCGCGCGATCTGCTCGCCTTGGCCGGCTTCGGTCTGGGTGAAAAGCCGGCCAAGGCAGGTTTGCCCGATTCACGCGTACTGGCCTTGCTTGGTCTGCTCAATCAGCGCACGCGCACCGCTGAAGGACTGGCAGGCGTCGTGATGCTGGCGGTACCTGGCGTCGGGGTGGATGTCGAAGAATTCCACTCGGTGTGGATCAAGGTGGATGCACCCGCATGCTTGGGCCGTTCCGTTCGCGAAGACGATGCATCCACGACACGCGGCCTGGGCCAGGGCGATGTGATTGGCCGTCGCATCCGCTGCCGCACCAAGACGGTTCGCATCACCCTGCGCCCCCGTTCCGCGGAACAGGTGGAAGCCCTGTTGCCAGGCTCCACTTCGTATCGCGATCTGATGGGTTTTCTGCGCAGCTATATCGGCGTGAAAGCCGACGCCGTGCTGCGGATGCGGGCGGACTCCGCGCTGATGCCCGCGCCTAAACTGGGGGACTCGCGCTCACGCATGTCCTGGACGATGCTGCTCAAGCCCAGCATGCCGCAAACACTAGATATACCGCTGGGACGCTATGAAGCGTTTCCGTCGCCTGCCATGGCTTCCGCACCAGCCTGCGCTGCCGGCGTCGCCGCATAA